A region of Pleionea litopenaei DNA encodes the following proteins:
- a CDS encoding hybrid sensor histidine kinase/response regulator transcription factor encodes MLHRIKYLAFSLVLFCCNGYGEISKRINQSFTHGPEFTTSAVSDDVGALWLGANSGLYYYDGVQLKPLNSLNNNLTDLRITDLTINQHQLLVSTQAGINLVNLPDQTSQAYTDKVNSNALGNYFIGSHFNRDLWWVTNRLGETRVFTQQLSLTKTIAPPKGFTGYAYRVLSCHSDQLFIATSEGLLKINKTSQSHVAERVEQFGKEVIVDIQCEQESLWVATNEKIYLLGVDKAKLSISDIGDADDRFVTFAIDQSNLYAGTFQGKIIEAQNLNPSEKLKLKTWNDPPPKIERIEIADEFTLRIHTQGDGMLLVQRQQAIFKHLSYESDSLSCVKTRGIYATKQKDKQVFISAFNDGVFKIDVASGVCSLLTTERYRKSFQNVYSLALGDGDNVFVGSAGVGLYQWNGKKLTLVNSNKLEDYAFNNINNIYLEGEKLYLASMLGLIEFYPKSRAFNVFRDSSTNSALINRIQTITPLDDFFILGTDFGLVKFDRRNGSFQSFSELGDVGTVYAFAELENRNYLFSIIGKGTYIATINKRYELENIKKISSISSYSFVKDNQGRIWAGTEKGIYLWADHSFFKIGEDFGLEDVSYEVGASISQSGELIVFSGADGLYWFYPENLDISKEINNPTVSGLSFHEELNRYDYIGSYQGVQLDELKSIQLNHSHSLLKINLSSYEYVFSNTFKMRYRIPGVIDEWVEVETGEPIVLNRLPIGHYQLQMNASSLSGRWLNDFNQVSIEVLPPWYLSNIAKISYLLSAIIIVLVFYYFKTRRLQMRANQLAKAVDLRTRELAEEKQNVEHLLQTKNREFANVSHEFRTPLTLVLGPVTRLLEQEPDNEKKNKLTLVKKNTFRLMRMVDQLIYLEKLRVNKAMKRKPVPVSQLYKFITDSFEDLCLLRNIKFRVEFENDIWCLSTKESVEKVILNLLSNALKYTPEYGEIRTVLCRKGESFEFLVEDTGLGIPSEQQSLIFERFERVNDENSESITGAGIGLSLVKELLDQHNATIELSSQLGEGSTFTVTWPRIEAPIEGAISEILSSEAVELELESLKGQSSQVAANLNDFSVDENDDNRALILVIEDNADMREYIKETVNTNYRCITAKNGAEGIELACEHIPDLIISDVMMPKQDGFAVSESLKNNEKTSHIPIILLTARGDKESRVTGWQKNVDEYLTKPFDEDELLLRIDNLLSIREILRHRFAQQTVQVGLSSEGVESLEQNVDVQGTDDNVFEISSIDQRFLSKLDETIDEHYSDNKFNAAKLALTLGYSERQLQRKLKSLIDYSPNEYLRHFRLNKAHSRLEQGDLIKVVAFECGFSTVPHFSSCFKAKFGKTPKQVQGN; translated from the coding sequence TTGTTACATAGAATTAAGTATTTGGCGTTTTCTCTAGTATTGTTCTGTTGCAATGGCTATGGAGAAATTTCAAAAAGAATTAATCAATCATTTACTCACGGTCCCGAATTTACGACTTCTGCCGTGTCCGACGATGTTGGTGCGCTTTGGTTAGGTGCGAATTCTGGTCTTTACTATTACGACGGTGTTCAACTAAAACCGCTGAATAGCTTAAATAATAATCTTACCGATTTACGAATCACTGACCTGACAATTAATCAACATCAATTGTTAGTTTCAACGCAAGCGGGCATCAATTTAGTTAACTTACCCGATCAAACATCTCAAGCCTATACCGACAAAGTGAATAGTAATGCGCTCGGCAATTACTTTATCGGAAGTCATTTTAATCGCGATCTCTGGTGGGTGACTAATCGTCTAGGTGAAACGCGTGTATTTACACAACAACTGTCTTTGACCAAAACCATCGCGCCTCCTAAAGGCTTTACCGGATATGCTTATCGAGTCCTTTCTTGCCACAGTGATCAATTATTTATTGCAACATCAGAAGGGCTACTCAAGATTAATAAGACAAGTCAAAGCCATGTTGCTGAAAGAGTTGAGCAGTTTGGGAAAGAGGTTATTGTTGATATTCAATGCGAGCAAGAATCGCTCTGGGTGGCTACCAATGAAAAAATTTATTTGCTAGGAGTAGATAAGGCAAAGTTAAGCATATCCGATATTGGCGATGCAGATGACCGATTTGTCACCTTCGCCATTGATCAGTCGAATTTATACGCTGGCACCTTTCAAGGCAAAATCATTGAGGCTCAGAATCTAAACCCTAGCGAAAAACTTAAACTAAAAACTTGGAATGACCCTCCACCAAAAATTGAACGAATCGAAATTGCGGACGAATTTACCCTGCGAATTCACACTCAAGGTGACGGAATGTTGTTGGTTCAACGACAGCAAGCCATTTTCAAACACCTGAGTTACGAGAGCGACAGTCTATCTTGCGTAAAGACTCGAGGGATTTATGCTACCAAGCAAAAAGATAAACAGGTTTTCATTAGTGCGTTCAATGACGGTGTATTCAAAATTGATGTTGCATCAGGTGTTTGTTCATTGTTAACAACAGAACGCTATCGTAAATCGTTTCAAAATGTATATTCATTGGCATTAGGTGATGGCGACAATGTTTTTGTCGGCTCCGCTGGTGTGGGGCTTTATCAATGGAATGGTAAAAAGCTTACACTCGTTAATAGTAATAAGTTAGAGGATTATGCCTTCAACAATATTAATAATATTTATCTCGAGGGAGAAAAGCTCTACCTAGCCTCAATGTTAGGTCTGATTGAGTTTTATCCTAAAAGTAGAGCGTTTAACGTATTTAGAGACTCAAGTACTAACTCTGCATTAATCAATCGAATACAAACGATAACTCCGTTAGATGATTTTTTTATTCTAGGCACCGATTTCGGGCTAGTAAAATTTGATCGCAGAAATGGTTCATTCCAGTCATTCAGTGAGCTCGGTGATGTAGGAACCGTTTATGCCTTTGCTGAATTAGAAAATCGAAACTACCTATTCAGTATTATTGGTAAAGGGACCTATATTGCAACTATCAATAAACGATATGAACTAGAAAATATCAAGAAGATCTCGTCAATATCGTCTTACAGTTTTGTAAAAGATAATCAAGGTCGCATTTGGGCTGGCACAGAAAAAGGCATTTATCTTTGGGCAGATCACTCTTTTTTTAAAATTGGTGAAGACTTTGGTTTAGAGGATGTTAGCTATGAAGTGGGAGCGAGCATTTCTCAGTCTGGTGAGCTCATCGTTTTTTCGGGAGCAGACGGACTATATTGGTTTTATCCTGAAAACCTCGATATATCCAAAGAAATTAATAATCCAACGGTCTCGGGGTTGAGCTTTCATGAAGAGCTCAATCGCTATGATTATATTGGATCTTATCAGGGTGTTCAGTTAGATGAGCTTAAATCAATACAGCTAAATCACTCTCATTCCTTATTAAAAATAAACCTTTCAAGTTATGAGTATGTATTTTCAAACACATTTAAAATGCGTTACCGAATACCAGGCGTCATTGATGAATGGGTTGAAGTTGAAACTGGAGAACCTATTGTATTGAATCGATTGCCTATTGGCCATTACCAACTTCAAATGAATGCATCATCACTTAGCGGAAGATGGTTAAATGACTTTAATCAAGTTTCAATTGAAGTACTGCCTCCATGGTATTTAAGTAATATCGCAAAAATTAGTTACTTACTTTCAGCAATCATCATAGTCTTGGTATTTTATTATTTTAAAACGAGAAGACTACAAATGCGCGCGAATCAGCTGGCAAAAGCGGTAGATTTACGAACTAGAGAGCTAGCCGAAGAAAAGCAGAATGTAGAGCATTTATTGCAAACAAAAAATCGAGAGTTCGCCAATGTATCTCACGAGTTTAGAACGCCACTCACGTTAGTTTTGGGTCCAGTTACCAGACTGCTGGAACAAGAGCCTGACAACGAGAAAAAAAATAAATTAACCTTAGTTAAGAAAAATACATTTCGTTTGATGCGCATGGTTGATCAGCTCATTTATTTAGAAAAGCTGCGTGTAAATAAAGCGATGAAGCGAAAGCCAGTTCCGGTTAGCCAGTTGTATAAATTTATTACCGACTCCTTTGAAGATCTTTGTCTATTAAGAAATATAAAATTTCGAGTCGAGTTTGAAAATGACATTTGGTGCTTATCGACAAAAGAGTCAGTCGAAAAAGTAATTCTTAATCTACTGTCAAATGCTCTGAAATACACTCCTGAATACGGTGAGATAAGAACGGTACTTTGCCGAAAAGGAGAATCTTTTGAATTTTTAGTTGAAGATACAGGTCTTGGGATCCCAAGCGAACAACAGTCGCTAATCTTTGAACGCTTTGAGCGTGTCAATGATGAAAATAGCGAGTCAATTACCGGTGCGGGTATCGGCCTGTCCTTGGTCAAAGAGTTACTCGATCAACATAACGCCACAATTGAACTATCCAGCCAATTAGGCGAAGGTAGCACTTTTACAGTGACCTGGCCGAGAATCGAAGCGCCTATTGAAGGAGCGATAAGCGAAATATTGAGTTCGGAAGCGGTGGAGTTAGAGCTAGAGTCCCTTAAAGGTCAAAGCTCTCAAGTTGCCGCTAACCTCAACGACTTTTCGGTCGATGAAAATGATGATAATCGCGCATTGATTCTGGTGATTGAAGACAATGCTGATATGCGAGAGTACATAAAAGAAACCGTCAACACTAATTATCGCTGTATCACAGCAAAAAATGGGGCAGAAGGAATCGAACTCGCTTGCGAGCACATACCGGACCTAATTATCAGTGATGTTATGATGCCTAAGCAGGATGGTTTCGCCGTCAGTGAAAGTTTAAAAAACAATGAAAAAACCAGTCATATTCCGATCATACTCTTGACCGCGAGAGGAGATAAAGAAAGTCGTGTGACAGGTTGGCAAAAGAATGTCGATGAATACCTGACTAAGCCTTTCGATGAAGATGAGTTGTTACTCCGGATAGATAACCTGCTGTCGATACGAGAAATACTAAGGCACCGATTTGCCCAACAAACCGTTCAAGTGGGGCTGTCTAGCGAAGGTGTTGAATCGCTTGAGCAAAATGTTGATGTTCAAGGCACGGATGACAATGTATTTGAGATCAGTTCAATTGACCAACGGTTTTTGAGTAAGTTGGATGAAACGATTGACGAGCATTACAGCGATAACAAGTTTAATGCGGCGAAACTCGCTTTAACGCTAGGTTATTCCGAAAGACAATTACAACGGAAGCTGAAAAGTTTAATCGATTATTCTCCGAATGAGTACCTTAGACATTTTCGTTTGAATAAAGCACATTCAAGATTGGAGCAAGGCGATCTTATTAAAGTTGTTGCCTTTGAGTGTGGTTTTTCAACAGTGCCACATTTTTCTAGCTGTTTTAAAGCAAAGTTTGGAAAGACGCCTAAGCAAGTGCAGGGCAACTAA
- a CDS encoding HlyD family secretion protein — MSNLFRQEAIESKTERLIGEVTIASQPRYKRFTLFTSTILLFVILIAYSTEYSKVKTVQGYIEPTSGEIKIYAPIDGRISNISISEDSLLEKGQLVAIIDSIYHSKDVSNVDQFISEKLSAQKQYIEQRIINQEQLNIEKRIIIQNQLDSLLIEIEKYEEKTSVEKHLLDMAEKKVSQAKKLRSLKHISLQEFEQISEKHAQQQLSHMSALLELRTKKKQMQTMKGELNLLKITMASEINQLKEKLADINIQQASIQRESTSSLISPIDGRATSMNIKLHQEVKRGDLLFTVYPLEPKYEASILVPSRLYGDLKLNQEIMIKYSAFPFRRYGIYKGRIKELPKTITHHQDNSSPVYISEPFYRVKVAINDQSLSYNNETYHLTSGLVFNADIVLSKQPLIEALLFPIFESLDQS; from the coding sequence ATGAGTAACTTATTTCGCCAAGAAGCCATCGAATCTAAGACCGAACGCCTAATCGGCGAAGTCACTATTGCCTCTCAACCACGCTATAAACGTTTCACCCTTTTTACTTCAACGATTTTACTATTCGTCATTTTGATTGCTTATTCTACTGAGTACTCTAAGGTCAAAACCGTTCAAGGCTATATTGAACCAACGTCAGGGGAAATAAAAATCTACGCGCCCATCGATGGACGCATTTCAAATATTTCCATCAGTGAAGACTCCTTGCTAGAAAAGGGGCAGCTCGTGGCAATCATTGACTCCATATACCATTCAAAAGATGTCAGTAATGTCGACCAATTCATTTCTGAAAAGTTATCTGCACAAAAGCAATACATCGAGCAACGAATCATCAACCAAGAACAGCTAAACATTGAAAAACGCATCATCATACAGAATCAGTTAGATTCATTGCTTATTGAAATCGAGAAGTATGAAGAGAAAACATCGGTCGAAAAGCACTTACTCGATATGGCCGAAAAGAAAGTATCACAAGCCAAAAAGCTACGCTCACTGAAACATATCTCTCTACAAGAATTTGAACAGATATCTGAAAAGCATGCTCAACAGCAACTCAGCCATATGAGCGCTCTGCTGGAGCTCCGAACAAAGAAAAAACAAATGCAAACCATGAAAGGTGAGTTAAATCTTTTGAAAATAACGATGGCCTCTGAAATCAATCAACTAAAAGAAAAGCTCGCTGATATTAATATTCAGCAAGCTTCGATACAACGAGAGTCGACATCGAGTTTAATCAGTCCCATCGATGGTCGTGCTACTTCAATGAACATAAAACTGCACCAAGAAGTTAAACGAGGTGACCTACTGTTTACAGTTTATCCGTTAGAGCCAAAATATGAAGCGTCTATTCTTGTGCCTAGCCGGCTTTATGGTGACCTTAAATTGAATCAAGAAATAATGATTAAATACTCAGCATTTCCCTTTAGGCGTTATGGCATTTATAAAGGCCGTATCAAAGAACTGCCTAAGACTATAACTCATCACCAAGACAACAGCAGCCCGGTTTATATTTCAGAGCCGTTTTACCGCGTTAAAGTGGCTATCAATGATCAGTCGTTAAGTTACAACAATGAAACATACCATTTAACCTCAGGGTTGGTTTTTAACGCCGACATTGTTTTATCTAAACAACCATTAATAGAAGCTTTGTTGTTTCCAATATTCGAATCTTTGGACCAATCATGA
- a CDS encoding PKD domain-containing protein produces MKNTARYLFVLGILFTGFVQNHLYAAEKINQSINLAGNRQATWYIPDGQADTWVILQHGFQRNKSNMDHFATTLMNNGFLVLTLNTSVTGGNPSLASDMADAVIDSMPLPPNNYPLPSQLILSGHSAGALFVTHLGARLMERGDQQLVGAILLDPVDANDGMGDAMQAMVNAGRPVYSILANASSCNSSNNAVGPLNDLTSAFVGIKLTNNSKHTDAEGDSTGGIITWLCGSPKDYNVVYLQDFALNWALDMSAGTINPDYYPGGSKIAALIAAEDGELIKQGAVTYPPQADFAFSANELSVQFSDQSQDADGSIDSYAWDFGDGSSSALASPSHTYSSAGTYNVSLTVTDNDGLTGSINKSVTVVNGGIAPNAAFSFSVDQFIAAFTDTSSDSDGSIVQWSWDFGDGNGSNATNPMHTYGSPGTYNVTLTVTDDDGLTDSVTQAVTMTSGGGLANPTELTDLAAAQNQALNYFMDVPAGAADLNFTISGGSGDADIYIRFGTAPTTSQYDYRPYKNGNDEVVDIATPQAGTWYIMIRGYRAYSGLKFNASYKTPGDNMAPRAAFSSSASGLSVSFTDESSDSDGSIVSRLWSFGDGSQSTDANPSHRYSQAGTYTVTLAVSDDDNASDSVSQSVVVTDASDDELQNGQARTDLAADTGQELHFVLNVPANALNAQFVITGGSGDADVYVRYGAKPTQSEYDYRPYRYGNEETVTVAGPQAGQWFVMVRAYNAFSGVSLTGSYDDNE; encoded by the coding sequence ATGAAAAATACAGCACGTTACCTATTTGTGCTCGGCATACTCTTTACAGGGTTTGTCCAGAATCATTTATATGCAGCAGAGAAAATTAATCAATCGATTAACCTGGCCGGAAACCGGCAAGCAACTTGGTATATTCCAGATGGCCAAGCAGACACCTGGGTAATCCTTCAGCATGGGTTTCAACGTAATAAGAGCAACATGGATCACTTCGCGACAACGTTAATGAACAATGGCTTTTTAGTCTTGACGTTGAATACAAGTGTGACGGGTGGGAATCCTTCTTTAGCAAGTGACATGGCCGATGCGGTGATCGATTCGATGCCTTTGCCGCCCAATAATTACCCATTACCTAGTCAATTAATCTTGTCGGGCCATTCTGCTGGTGCATTGTTTGTGACGCATTTAGGCGCGCGTTTGATGGAGCGAGGTGATCAGCAGTTAGTTGGCGCAATTCTACTCGATCCTGTTGATGCCAATGATGGAATGGGCGATGCAATGCAAGCGATGGTGAATGCGGGTCGTCCGGTTTATTCGATTTTGGCCAACGCCAGCTCTTGCAATTCAAGCAATAATGCGGTGGGTCCGTTAAATGATTTGACCAGCGCATTTGTCGGAATCAAGTTGACCAATAATTCTAAGCACACCGACGCCGAGGGTGACTCAACCGGTGGCATTATTACCTGGCTATGTGGCTCTCCAAAAGATTACAACGTCGTGTATCTACAAGATTTTGCGCTCAACTGGGCGCTGGACATGAGCGCGGGAACGATTAACCCAGATTATTACCCAGGCGGGAGTAAAATCGCCGCATTAATCGCTGCAGAAGATGGCGAATTGATCAAACAAGGCGCGGTTACTTATCCTCCGCAAGCTGACTTTGCGTTCAGTGCCAATGAGTTGTCTGTGCAATTTAGCGACCAAAGCCAAGACGCTGATGGCTCAATTGATAGTTACGCTTGGGATTTTGGTGATGGCAGCAGTTCTGCTTTAGCTAGCCCGAGCCATACCTACTCAAGTGCGGGTACTTATAACGTATCTTTGACCGTCACCGATAACGATGGCTTAACGGGCAGCATCAACAAAAGCGTCACTGTCGTTAACGGTGGTATCGCGCCCAATGCCGCGTTTAGCTTTTCAGTTGACCAATTTATCGCGGCTTTTACCGATACGAGTAGCGATAGCGATGGTTCTATCGTGCAATGGAGTTGGGACTTTGGCGATGGCAATGGATCTAATGCGACCAATCCGATGCACACTTACGGCTCACCTGGAACCTACAACGTAACTTTAACGGTAACCGACGATGATGGTTTAACCGATAGCGTCACGCAAGCGGTTACCATGACTTCTGGAGGCGGGTTAGCCAATCCAACTGAGCTAACCGACTTAGCCGCAGCGCAAAATCAAGCCTTGAATTATTTTATGGACGTTCCGGCTGGTGCGGCGGATCTAAACTTCACGATTAGTGGTGGCAGTGGTGATGCAGACATTTACATTCGCTTTGGCACGGCACCAACGACCAGTCAGTATGATTACCGTCCGTATAAAAATGGTAATGACGAAGTCGTTGATATTGCGACCCCACAAGCTGGTACTTGGTACATCATGATCCGTGGCTACCGTGCTTACAGTGGCCTGAAATTTAATGCCTCCTACAAAACACCGGGCGATAACATGGCACCACGCGCCGCCTTTAGTTCGAGTGCAAGCGGTTTGTCAGTGAGTTTTACTGATGAATCGAGCGATAGTGATGGCAGTATTGTGTCACGGCTATGGAGCTTCGGTGATGGCAGCCAGTCAACGGACGCGAATCCGTCTCATCGCTACTCGCAAGCTGGGACCTACACCGTAACCCTCGCCGTATCAGATGACGACAATGCCTCGGATAGTGTTAGCCAGTCCGTTGTCGTGACTGACGCTTCCGACGATGAATTGCAAAATGGCCAGGCGCGTACCGATTTAGCCGCCGATACCGGACAAGAGCTGCACTTTGTATTGAATGTTCCGGCCAATGCTCTCAATGCGCAATTTGTAATCACCGGTGGAAGTGGTGATGCCGATGTTTATGTTCGTTATGGTGCCAAGCCAACTCAATCAGAGTACGACTATCGACCATACCGTTATGGAAATGAAGAGACGGTTACCGTGGCTGGGCCACAAGCGGGTCAATGGTTCGTCATGGTGCGAGCTTACAATGCCTTTAGTGGCGTTTCCCTGACAGGTTCTTATGATGACAATGAGTAA
- a CDS encoding MvdC/MvdD family ATP grasp protein: MSNKLLIPTYSGDIHAVAVEQAIRQKGHDCYRWHATDFPTKQYINYVNVGTHSDATYILLDELQGEFNIADFDTVWHRRPSEPVLPKDLHEGDRIQARRESIALAKSIWHFVNPNAFWVNHFNTVSYSGLKPLQLKIAKQVGLKIPDTLISNQPEQIREFIKLHQGNLIYKPLNQLGWTGEDRFYSVITSKISEEDLPSDEYLRLSPGIFQPYQEKAYELRVTFMGKMPIAAKLHSQDNASTVIDWRTCSYSKTEMTVSPYQLPDKIVEQCWKLMQQLGIVFGCFDFIVTPDREYIFLEVNPMGQFLWVEELNPDIMMLDAFSEFLLAKTVDFQWAPSKSSIRYEGTLKQTANNLNADDRNSHLEPERTLFPTD; encoded by the coding sequence ATGAGTAATAAATTATTAATACCAACGTATAGCGGAGATATTCATGCCGTTGCCGTGGAGCAAGCAATCCGTCAAAAAGGACACGATTGCTACCGCTGGCACGCTACGGACTTTCCCACTAAGCAATACATTAACTATGTAAATGTTGGAACCCATTCAGACGCTACATACATCCTCTTAGATGAGCTTCAAGGTGAATTCAACATCGCGGACTTTGACACGGTTTGGCATCGCAGACCTTCTGAACCAGTATTACCAAAAGATCTGCATGAAGGCGATCGCATTCAAGCTCGACGCGAATCCATTGCTCTGGCCAAATCGATTTGGCATTTCGTTAATCCGAACGCTTTTTGGGTGAACCACTTTAATACCGTTTCTTACTCCGGCCTAAAACCACTGCAACTAAAAATTGCTAAACAGGTTGGCTTAAAGATACCCGATACCTTGATCAGTAATCAGCCAGAACAAATTCGTGAGTTTATCAAACTGCATCAAGGGAATCTTATTTACAAACCCCTAAATCAATTGGGTTGGACTGGCGAAGATCGCTTCTATAGTGTTATTACCTCAAAAATATCCGAGGAAGATTTACCGAGCGATGAATACCTACGATTATCGCCAGGTATTTTTCAACCCTATCAAGAAAAAGCCTACGAACTGAGAGTGACCTTTATGGGCAAGATGCCCATCGCAGCAAAGCTTCACTCTCAAGACAATGCAAGTACAGTGATTGACTGGCGTACCTGCTCATATTCGAAAACAGAAATGACCGTAAGCCCTTACCAACTACCTGACAAGATTGTTGAGCAATGCTGGAAGCTCATGCAACAACTCGGCATAGTTTTTGGTTGCTTCGACTTTATTGTCACACCCGATCGCGAATATATCTTTTTAGAAGTCAATCCTATGGGCCAATTCTTGTGGGTCGAAGAGCTAAATCCCGACATTATGATGCTTGATGCATTTAGCGAATTCTTACTCGCTAAGACTGTCGATTTTCAATGGGCACCTTCGAAGTCATCCATAAGATATGAAGGCACACTTAAGCAAACTGCAAATAACTTAAACGCCGATGACCGAAACAGTCATCTAGAGCCAGAACGAACACTATTTCCAACAGATTAA
- a CDS encoding peptidase domain-containing ABC transporter produces the protein MNAHLPSLAFKRKKQVSLILQSEMSECSLACLAMVAGYYGHQVDLNSMRLKFQVTSRGATLESLISNAQTLNFATRALRLEPELFDQLTLPAILHWNFNHFVVLSECKDNQFTIYDPAVGKRQITFETLSKSFTGIALELTPLQNFEQIKDTTELKVWQLWSKANGLKRSIAQILLLSVIIQLCSMILPLFMQFSVDSIVISEDIKLLYALALGFSLFAAIKVGTDLLRSHIIIYLSSHLSVQVGNNILSHLMSLPLKWFESRHVGDIVSRFSSIYPIRDFISKGFVEALVDGTMVIISLILMFMYSTTLATIVLSVITIYAIVRSIFYTPLKIAQEEELSAKAKENSNFMETIRAAKTIKAFSKEAQRQSLWQSYFVSATNSQVRLLKVDVGFKAVVDALLSLESIIIVVVGTLLVINNQLSIGMFFAFFIYKQQFTDKSVTLIEKFIEFKMLRLHLERLSDIILSKPENIGTKDLSRDQFILGRITVNDLSFQFSKNEPFVFARLNFDITPGESVAIVGPSGAGKSTLMKILMGLLEPVSGEVLLDGMNVKTIGITNYRRQIAAVQQDDELLSGSLAENIAFFSDKIDFERVHQCAQMAAIHDDIMQMPMGYNTLVGDMGAALSGGQKQRILIARALYQQPKILLLDEATSHLDAKTERLVNEAIKSLAITRVSIAHRKETIESADRIIDISRINNPSAH, from the coding sequence ATGAACGCTCATTTGCCATCCCTCGCCTTTAAGAGAAAGAAGCAAGTATCACTTATTTTGCAGTCTGAAATGTCAGAGTGCTCCCTCGCTTGCTTAGCTATGGTTGCAGGATATTATGGGCACCAGGTTGATCTCAATAGCATGCGATTAAAGTTTCAAGTCACTTCGCGAGGCGCTACATTAGAAAGCCTGATCAGTAATGCTCAAACCCTCAACTTTGCCACTCGAGCGTTGCGACTTGAACCTGAGTTATTTGATCAACTCACGCTGCCCGCTATATTGCATTGGAACTTCAACCATTTTGTGGTTTTATCTGAGTGCAAAGATAATCAATTTACAATTTACGACCCTGCCGTCGGTAAGCGTCAGATTACATTTGAAACCTTGTCTAAAAGTTTTACCGGAATAGCTCTGGAGTTAACTCCACTGCAAAACTTCGAGCAAATAAAAGATACGACTGAACTCAAAGTTTGGCAGCTTTGGTCTAAGGCCAATGGGCTCAAACGGTCTATAGCACAAATACTACTGCTTTCAGTGATCATACAACTCTGTTCAATGATTCTACCATTATTTATGCAGTTCTCGGTCGACAGCATTGTAATTTCAGAAGATATTAAATTGCTTTACGCGCTGGCGCTCGGCTTTTCCCTCTTTGCAGCTATTAAAGTCGGAACCGATTTACTCAGATCACATATCATTATCTATTTATCAAGTCATCTGTCCGTTCAGGTTGGTAATAATATTCTTAGCCATTTAATGTCATTGCCGCTTAAATGGTTTGAAAGTCGACACGTGGGTGATATTGTCTCTCGATTTTCATCTATTTATCCCATCAGAGACTTTATTTCTAAAGGTTTTGTCGAAGCCCTTGTCGATGGCACCATGGTTATCATTTCTTTAATTCTCATGTTTATGTACAGCACAACTTTGGCCACCATTGTTCTTTCTGTAATTACTATTTATGCCATCGTTCGTTCAATCTTTTACACCCCGCTTAAAATCGCTCAAGAAGAGGAGCTTAGCGCAAAAGCAAAAGAAAATAGTAACTTTATGGAGACCATTAGAGCGGCTAAGACCATTAAGGCTTTCAGTAAAGAGGCGCAAAGACAATCATTATGGCAAAGCTATTTTGTGTCAGCGACTAACTCACAAGTAAGATTATTAAAAGTCGATGTTGGCTTTAAAGCGGTGGTCGACGCTCTGCTATCTTTAGAAAGTATTATTATTGTCGTAGTGGGAACACTGTTAGTCATTAATAACCAATTATCGATTGGGATGTTCTTTGCATTCTTTATTTACAAACAACAATTTACGGATAAGTCTGTCACCTTAATTGAGAAATTTATTGAATTTAAGATGCTTAGACTGCACCTAGAAAGATTAAGCGACATTATTCTTTCAAAGCCCGAAAATATCGGTACCAAGGATTTATCCCGCGATCAATTCATACTGGGTCGAATTACAGTTAACGATCTTTCCTTTCAATTTAGTAAAAATGAACCTTTTGTATTCGCTCGTCTTAATTTCGATATTACCCCCGGTGAGTCTGTTGCGATCGTTGGGCCTTCGGGAGCAGGTAAGTCGACGCTGATGAAAATATTGATGGGTTTATTGGAACCTGTTAGTGGTGAAGTACTTTTAGATGGCATGAATGTGAAGACCATTGGAATCACTAATTATCGTCGTCAAATAGCGGCTGTTCAACAAGACGATGAACTGCTTTCTGGATCGTTAGCGGAGAACATTGCGTTTTTCTCAGACAAGATTGACTTTGAGCGAGTTCATCAATGCGCACAAATGGCTGCAATTCATGATGACATCATGCAGATGCCAATGGGTTATAACACACTCGTAGGTGACATGGGTGCCGCATTGTCAGGCGGCCAGAAACAGCGCATTTTAATTGCGCGAGCGCTGTATCAACAGCCGAAAATATTATTGCTTGATGAGGCGACGTCGCATCTCGATGCTAAAACTGAGCGACTAGTGAACGAAGCAATAAAATCTCTCGCGATTACTCGAGTTTCTATCGCTCATCGCAAAGAAACCATTGAGTCAGCGGATCGCATTATTGATATTTCTCGCATTAACAATCCCTCGGCTCACTAA